The Setaria italica strain Yugu1 chromosome IX, Setaria_italica_v2.0, whole genome shotgun sequence genome has a window encoding:
- the LOC106804517 gene encoding uncharacterized protein LOC106804517: protein MADIVDDIVDDIVLTASSSTLLWHIMGRLYSEFAMMDLGDLHHFLSISITSFSPGLFLSQRQYAFDTLQRAGMAECNSITTPVDTHAKLSAHNDTMLQDGFEYQSLAGVCLFMHDPREPHMALIKCIVCYVKGTPSSGFHIGTGPVQSLTAYSDADWAGYPDSRRSTSGFCVYLGDNLVSWSSKR from the exons ATGGCTGACATCGTCGATGACATCGTCGATGACATCGTCCTCACCGCGTCGTCCTCAACTCTTCTTTGGCACATCATGGGGCGTCTTTACTCCGAGTTCGCCATGATGGATCTTGGCGATCTACACCACTTCCTCAGCATCTCCATCACAAGTTTCTCCCCGGGCCTGTTCCTGTCTCAGCGACAGTACGCTTTCGATACTCTTCAGCgtgctggcatggctgagtgtaACTCTATAACGACTCCCGTTGACACTCATGCTAAGCTTTCGGCACACAACGACACCATGCTCCAGGACGGCTTTGAGTATCAGAGTCTTGCTGGG GTGTgtctcttcatgcatgacccgcgCGAGCCCCACATGGCCCTGATCAAGTGCATCGTGtgctatgtgaagggcacgcCCTCCTCCGGGTTTCACATCGGCACTGGTCCTGTTCAGTCTCTGACTGCCTACTCCGATGCCGACTGGGCTGGCTACCCAGACTCTAGACGCTCCACCTCCGGCTTCTGCGTCTACCTCGGCGACAATCTGGtatcttggtcctccaagcgctAG